CCCAATCTTCAGTTACTCAGGCTTTTTCTCAAAACCAGCTAGTAGCAAAATCTTCGTTGCCTTTGTCAGTTCACCCACCTAGCTCTACCACCCAGTTACCTATAGCTCCTTTGTATAATTCAGCCCAGATAGCTTCGGTAGAACAAATATGTAACCTTCTGAAAGTCCAGAAGCCCAAAAAGCTGGGGAAATACGTCTGTGAATATTGCAACAGGGCTTGTGCCAAACCCAGTGTACTCCTAAAGCACATACGTTCCCACACAGGTGAACGGCCGTATCCTTGTGAGACTTGTGGATTTTCATTTAAGACCAAAAGCAATCTTTACAAGCACAAAAAGTCTCATGCCCATGCTATCAAACTTGGACTTGTCCTCCAGCCAGATTCTAGTGGGCTGTTCATCTCCCATGAATCAGACAAGGCACTTAGTATCCATTCAGATGTGGAAGACAGTGGTGACAGTGATGATGAAGGCACAGCTGACGAAAGGCAAGATGATCAAGGATCATTAGAAATGGAATCTGCTCATGTTCTGAAAATCCCCTCTACTTCTGAATTGCTGCACAAAGGCAGTCCCGTCTCAGCAGGCAACCCAGAACGTATACTGGATGACTCTTCATTTCAGGACTCGGCAACACAAGCGGGTACAGGTTTACCTAAAGTGATAGTTTACCCTATAAAAGTTTCTCCTTCAAGGTCTGATAGCCCTAAAGTAGCAGACTCCACTTCTACCCTTCCTACAACACAACAAGGAGACGTGAAAGAGACAACTGTGAAACCAAATTTAACACCAACAGACTTTGTGAAGGATTCTGATACTAAGCAGCATCAGAAGATAGAGGCAAACATTTCTGAGGAGCAGCTCGGAACTGCTGCAGGAACAGCAATGCATGCACAGCTACAAAGGCAGCAGGCAACAGATTGTTCTCAGGATCAGCAAGGAAAATGTCTCCTGAGCCCTAGAAGTTTAGGCAGCACTGACTCAGGCTACTTTTCACGATCAGAAAGCGCAGATCAGACCATGAGTCCATCCGTTCCATTTATGAAGGGACTGCCCGCTTCTGAAAAGGACCCAAATAAAGGTGGTATGCAACGAATGAATACTTCCATGGCATCCATTGTACAAACTGTTTGTGCTGACAAAGTGTTGCTCTCTTCTAGTCAAATGAGGCCCCCTTTAGCCACAAAAACGCTTGAAGAACGCATTTCAAAATTAATATCTGATAATGAAGCTGTAGTGGATGACAAACAGTTGGACAGTGTGAAGCCACGGAGAACATCCCTTTCAAGAAGAGGTAGCATTGATTCTCCAAAGTCCTACATTTTTAAAGACTCCTTCCAGTTTGACCTAAAACCAATGGGTAGAAGAACTAGCTCAAGCTCGGATATACCAAAGTCTCCTTTCACACCAACTGAAAAGTCAAAGCAAGTTTTTCTTCTGTCTGTACCTACTCTTGATTGTTTACCTATTACTAGAAGTAATTCTATGCCTACTACCAGTTATTCAGCTGTACCCACAAATGTAatacctcccccccaccccctacgTGGAAGTCAGTCTTTTGATGACAAAATCGGCTCTCtgtatgatgatgtttttgtgccAGGCCCTGCCACTCCACAGCTCCAAAGTGGGCACACTCGCACTCTTGTTCGGCAAGCAGCGATAGAAGATTCTTCAGCTACTGAAGGGCATGCTTTTGGACCAGCACGCTCTGTAGATGAAAGCTATGGATGCAGTGCATCAAATGAATTCTCAGTGGCAAGAAGCAAGTCATTTGTACAGGGGGCAAAtttggataaaattaaaaagtcaCATCAAGGCCGTGGGACAATGTTTGAGTGTGAGACTTGTAGAAACAGATACAGAAAACTGGAAAACTTTGAGAATCATAAAAAGTTTTATTGTTCAGAGTTGCATGGACCAAAAACCAAGGCAGCTATTAGGGATTCTGAACATAAAACGGTCTTGAACAGTATGCAACCCCAAATCCTTCACTATAGAGTTGCCACTTCAACTGGGATCTGGGAACAAACATCTcagataagaaaaagaaggaagatgaaaagtgttggagatgatgatgatgaatcaccAACAAATGATACTGGTAATTTGTCAAAGAGCATAACGGAGTCAGAGTGCCAGAATAAACTAGGGAATTCCACCGGTATCTCCAAACATACTTCCACTATCCTAGGATCTGGCAGCATTTCACTTCAGAAACTATCCCATAATGAGGTTGAGGCTAAAAGTACAGAACAGACCACAGCACCAAAGATGTTGCTGCATGGGGCAAAGCAGGCTGTTCAAGTTGCACAAGAAAAAAACGAAGTGAAAAGGCAAGGGGCTGGGATTTCAGTAATACAGCACACAAATTCCTTAAGCAGACCTAGCTCTTTTGAAAAATCAGATTCATTTGAAAGAGTGTCGCCTGTTTCCTTTCAGGAAGCTAACAAGCCTCTGAAGCTCCATTCCTTGAATCCCATTGTAGTTCAAGAGGAGAACTGTTCTTTCCTGACTGCCTCCCAGCCTCCTCAAGTAGCAGAAGCACTGAGAGTTCAGCTTCAGGAGCGTCAGGTCACTCCCCATGAAAGGCATTCACCAGTGCCACCACTAAGGCTTGTTCGCCAACATAACATCCAAGTTCCTGAGATTCTGGTCACAGAAGAGCCCGACAAAGACCCAGAATGTTTATGCAGTGATCAGGCGAAAACAGAAAAATTTAATTGGCCCCAACGTAGTGAAACCCTGTCGAAGTTGCCCACAGAAAAGCTTCcacccaaaaagaaaagaattcgcTTGGCTGAAATTGAGAATTCTTCTGCTGAGTCAAGCTTTGACTCTACGCTTTCTAGAAGTTTGAGTCGAGAGAGCAGCTTATCACGTGCATCTAGTTTCTCTGCCTCTTTTGATAAAGACGAGGTCTGTAAGAATGAGAGTGTCTCCAAAGCAGAAGCAACTAATAAACCTCTGGAATTCCTTACAATACCTACAAGTTCAAAGACGCTCAGTGTACCTGGTTCTCACTACCGAGAAATGCGGCGAGCTGCTTCTGAGCAAATAAGTTGCACCCAACCGTCAATGGAGATTGCAGATTACCGCAGCAAGTCCTTTGATTGCGGAGGGATGACTCTTCCCACGCCTGCTTCACTTGTAGAGATATCTACTTCCAAACTGGTTTCTGGTAATAGTGGTGCTACGCACGTCCCTCTgttggaaaggaggaggggggccCTTGTAAGACAGATATCCTTAAACATTGCCTCAGAAAAGAATCAGCCTGACACCATGTCAGATACTTTGTTTCAGACAACTTCTGCAACAAATATTTCTGCTGTGTCCTTTCAGAGGTTACAGAGTTCTGGGAATACGTCTGAGGAATATTCCTCGAAATCTCAGCATCCCCAAGCTTATATGAAGCCTTTGCACGAGTCAGTGAAAAACAGCTCTCTTAACCTGGCTTCCAGCGAGCACTGTTTAGGCTCTAATCTGAACCAACATGATCAGCAAGCTGTGCTCAGTCAGCATTCCCAATCGCTCCTTCAAGGCATACTTGGAGCTCAGAAAATCAGGAGCTTGGGTAGTGGTCAGCATAGTGGTCAGGAAGATTGTTTTGCTCCCAAATATCAGCTTCATGTTAAAGCACTGCACGTAGGACAGCAATACCCCCTAGGTCTTCCAGGTGCAGCTGGCAGAGAGCAGATTGGGACTCTACCAGAAGTACACATAAAGTTAAATGACAAAGTGTCCAAGCCGTATGTGACACAACCCATGCAACAAACTGTTCCTGATAACTGCAGTGGTCCAGTGTATCAGGTTGCTCCCTTTGTTGTCCCCGTGCGTATTCACAGTAATATGCCATCTTATGGTTTAGCTGCCGTTGCACCCCTTCCCCAAATTGTAGTAACTCGGGATCAGGTAAACCAATCTCTTTGTAAAACAAACACCGTGTCTGTGCCAACAGTCAAAGATCAAGCTCATCTGCCAAAATCCCAGAAAGATCGTTTGATGTGTTTGTCAATTTCACAACCACCTTCTGTGTTTGACTGCCTGGTTTCCGAGACAGGTGGCAAAAATTCAGTTTCACAGGGGTCCTTAAGTACAGTTCAGAATGTGCCAGTGAGTGGACTATTTCCTCAACAGGAAGCCACAGTGTCAAGCAAACGCATGCTCTCCCCTGCAAATAGCTTAGATATTGCCATGGAAAAACAGCAGAAACGTGTTAAAGATGAAAGTGGAGCTGCTTGCACAACAGGTGCTCTGTCACTGTATCCATTAAACACAAATGGCAATGCCCCGAGTAAGCAAAAGAAGCCACTTTTAGTGCGACAGATCTGCACCACAGAGCCTCTTGAAAGTTTCTCATTGGATCACGATAACAAAAGTTGTGGAGTCAGTAAATCTCCAGATGTCCCGTTGCCAGCGTCAGCTGATTCAGGCCAATCTGGAGCTCCTTCCTTCGTAACGGAACCTCTAGAACACAATCTACCAACCTCAGGAGCTGTAGTTTTTACAGTTGGGAAGTCACTTGAAGCTCCTCCATTGAGTACTCAGACTTCATTTCTAAAGGTTCTAGGTAGCAGTCAAGAAAGGATGTCCCCAGGAGTTAATAATGAGAACAAGCAATCCAGTATCCTGAgccaggcaaaatccggagccactCTGGCTGTGGTGAATGCAAGTGATACACAACAATTATCTTTTCCAAgcctaaaaacagcaacaaatctTACTtggtgtttccttttaaaaaggaagcctgTGCATCTGTTACAAAATGAACAAAAGACTTCATCTTATTCTTCCTGGACTATCAGTTCCAACAATCCCAATCCACTTGGTTTGCCAACAAAGGTGGCTCTTTCCCTCCTGAATTCAAAGCAGAAATCTGGAAAGTCCCTTTATGCTCAAGCAATAAGTACTAACTTTACAGCTGACATACTGGTCTACTCTAGCAAATGGAAGAACAACTTGCTTAAGGTACTTGACATATGGATAACATACATTGATTTTAAAGGGGAGGGGAGTCTATTGTTGACACTGAAGCATAAGTGTTGTTTTAAAAGTAGATGTTGGTAATTTGGGACAAAGCATAATTATGCTCTGTGACGGTGTATTTCTGATATATTGCTCACTTCCAGTGCTGTTTAAGTATTGTCTACTTCTACTACATGACatgaagtgctatcatatctcatgAATACTGTCATCTACTAATGGTTTGCACACAAAAAGGGTGCTTTTGGAAAGCCTTTCTTTGTACCAGGGGTGGACAATGCCCAGGGGCCAATTTTCTccaccctaggagccacagaaggAGTCACTGCCCCCTGAAACTGGAAGCACACAAAATTCCactgctctttcttttttccaaattTCTTTCACAGGCAGAACAAGCCCCATTGAGGTGGGGATGGGATCACCATCCCTGAGGTTTCCAGgagcactgtttttcttttctttttacaaaacCTCCCTGCTGGGAAAGGGTTTCTAGTGTTTGCCAAAATGAGAGTAGTGGGCTGCACTTGACCTGGGGGCTACATGTTGgccacacaaaaaaaaaaaaaaagattgaaatcccCAGAAGGGCATATATTATTTCACTGAGTTCCTCTCTGGAATTTATATAAGGAATGCAGTTGACATGAAATAAAACATTAAGGTAACTTATATTACTGCAGAGCTCTTTTTATCATAGGGTAACAATAGGACACCATTTTATATTATTGAGAACTTCTGACTAGTAGAGAAGTTGAACTATAATTGCAGGTCGTATAAATACCTGCTAAGTGAGGATTCAGGAGGGGTTTGGTTATGTGAACATTAATCTGAGTTGACAATTTATTCATACGGCCTAAACAAAATTGGAGCATGTCACGTCCTTTTTAATTGCACAGTTGCATTACCTGTTTCTCTTCAAAATATTGATTCCAAAAAGCTAGGTGAAACTATATATCTTATTATATTACTCAGGTATGTGGTTTCAGGGGAGTTTTTTCTTATAAACCGGAATGTTAAAATGTAATTTTGAGACTTTCATTTAGTAGAATAATTAGAAATGACTTCTCTTTTTGATCCTAAATACTGTTGCAGATTTTCAGGCTCTAAAAGCTAGTGCTACAATGAAGTCTTCCTCTGCATCCTTCAGGgctttgaaaatgtatttttggatTGCTGTTTAAATAATCTTGTGACTGCTGGTCAGGGAGTTCTGagtgttttagtccaaaaaatgGTCATTTTTTAGAAACATGGGATCCAGAACTCCCAGAGAGGCATTCTAACATGTTAGAATACAACCAGTATGTTTGGTATTAAATACACAATGTGTTAACATAATACCTTGCATGGAGGTAGCAAAAGATGAGCAGTAGATAAGATTAACCTTCGGGTTgctgattatttatttacttatttattaaaggcATCTATAAATGGCTGTCCTGCCCATCAGGATCTCCAGAGTGACGTACTGTACATAATAAAATCATAgtataaaagcaaaacagaaaaaaatacattcttCAAAACCACACTcgagaacaattttaaaagccaaaggtCTGACAGAATAATATAGTTTTGATTGCCTTAGAACCTCAATAAGAATGGAACCAGCTTGACTTTCCTTGAGAAGGGGAGTTCCACAGTGAAGGTGCTGCTACAGAGAACAGATAGTTGATCTTCATTTCTGCTGATCTGTCTTAAAGATGTTCTCCTTTGTTATTTAGCTCTTGCTTATGTATGAAGTGTTTTTAAGTGCATTGCTTAAAAGAACTTTTGTTAATCCTAGTTAGGAGGTCAGAAGTGTTTGCAATGAAATCATGCACTTATTTCCCCTGGAATGAACTGGTTCTTTGTTTGAAACTACAGTATAGTTTTGGGGTGTGTCAGAACCAAGATTAACTGAAATGAACATTAATTTAGGTTCCTCACTTAACCAACTTCTTTGTTGGGAAACCTAGTTAAAGGAAGGAATAACAGTTGATTTGCTCAGTTAGCATATTCTTCAACTACAAGTAAGGACTTTTGAGAGCAAAGGGACTTAATGATGAAAGCCTTATATCCAGTTTTTCTGGGTTCATTTTCACATCAAAACAGATTCCCTATAGGAAAGGAACAGCTCATTTATTTGTAAACACGTGCCATGCTTTCCTACATTATGTGTCGCATTTGTACTTATCtgacaattatatatatattgacatTTCATGTACTGTTTATTGTAACCCAACATAAAGGATTAAAAATGGGTCCCAAACTGAGAAATCATCTGCATGTGTTTACAATAAgattttaaaacatctgtttaTTAGTTATTATTATAGAGATTTTCATACTCCATTTTGTTGGAGATCACATGCAAACATGTTGATGGCTATATAATTAGGTAGCTATAGTCTTATAGTTTTGTCATGTCTTCTGCTATCTCCATCCTTATTTCATTGGCATGAGTGATCTAGTGAGGGTTCTCCACCATTCATGCCAGTGGACTTGTACAACACCTGTTCTTAGTAGGTGGTGATTGTCATACTTTAGATGCAGGAAAACACCTCACCTGTGCGGATATTGAGCTGTTATAAATGAATCTGTGTAGTTATTATGAATTTCAGAGCTTAAAACACTTTTGACTTGGCATTTTAAGTGAATATGCAAATACTAAGAATGCCAGtcaaatatatgtatatgttatatgTATTGCTATAATAATCACCAATTAGTTTGGAACTTTGCCTATGTTTTGAGCAAATTTTTAGTTTACAAGAAttagttttctgtttttaaatgtggaaTTCAGCCGACCAAAAGGAAAATTATTGGAAGGAGGGAATAATAATCAAGAGAAGCTAAAACATATGTTTCCCTTTTAGACAACTGGTATGCTAATTTTCTCTGGCAGTAGAGATAGATTTCAGAACAAAAAAACAGCTTTGGGAATACATTTTCTACAGCTACTAAATCATGCACAGACAGCTACTTCTGTGCAAAACCATAAACCTATCATGTTCTTTCAAGAATATAACCGTATAAGCATTTTTATAATGttatcttcctctgtttcttttcatttccctATAAGctttacttgtttgtttttgataaaTCAGCGGGAAATGAAATACTCCAGGAAGTAGAGTTTAGGAAGGTATTGTGAGGTGACATATTTAGCATATAACAGTATTTCAAGATGTCTCAACATTGACTTATTCAGTACCTCTCATTTCAAAACAGAGCAAAATAtcagattttttaatttatttatttaccttttcaTGCTGTGTCTGTTGCACCTTTTGGACTCACAAATCTTCCCATTCTCTTAGCCAATGATCTTTGTGGGTGGCCCCTCTCCACTCCCTGACATCAGTGATTGCCACAACTTCATTTGAGATGTGTGCATCAGAGAACATAACAattactttttgcttttttagcAAGTGGTCAAGCTGTCTTGGTATTCTGGGAATCCTCTGAAAAACACCATACAGACAGTATGACACTTCTTCCTCAccctcccctttttttatttagtataagGTTTTGTGGACTGCTTCGTCAATTACATAAAGTGTTGTTCTCTGGCCAGGTACATTGTGTGTATACAGTGTAAAGAAAAAATATGAATAATTAAGCCAAACAGCCATTAATGAAGAAAATAAGCTGTACAATTCTATGTAAAGCTTAGATAAAGCTAAGATAAACATAGGATTTGCCTACAGCAGTGATAATTGATAATACAATAGTTATCCTCTGtctcttttatattctttgcaCTGCATAATTGTGTGGCATCCCTAATGATTTCATTTGTACCCCTCTATGCATGTGTTTGTATACCTGGCCAACTGAGAATAATTATTTGTGCTTACTATGATGTTGTTCAAGACTTGAGAAAAAGTAAAACTACGTGCTACAACACTGCAAGGGTTTGCTACAACAGAGCAACTTTCCTTAAGATATTTTACCCAATGttcaatttgtgtgtgtttctacatGGCAGTTTCATATGCAACACTGTGTATCCCCTGcagtatggtgtgtgtgtgtgtgtacacatgtgcgtgcatgcacgcacataacaatatatattttccccccaaaatctgCATTCTACTGTATGGATGAATTTTGGAGTTCAATGAAATTTTCAACTATTACATGAATTATCTTGCTTCTCTTACTCACCGGAAAAGGCAAATAGTTTTTGAAACACATTCCTTTACTTGTGGAGTCTATCTtcacaccttttaaacaaaagaagAGCCTGAAAGGGAACTTAGGCCTACTTCTCTGTGGCAAAAATGGAAATCTGCAGCTAATAACTGGAAACTCAGAAATTTATAGAAAGAGGATAATATATGTTCACTTTACTTGCTAGCCATGTTTCTAACAATGCAAGTTTGTTCATAGTTAGTTGAAAATAAGTCTTACTATATTCATTGCCACTTTCTCCCAAGTGAATGGTATGAGCTGCTGTATTTGGCATGcctgtctatttttttaaaaatgtgctgcaCAACTGAAATGTAATTGTGTTGCCTTTACCCTATACAATGGCCGTGTTTGGTGACTGCATCATCAGATGTTCTCTGGTAATAATATTCTGATAGACAAAAATGTATATGTTTTCtaataagaaaattaaatatatacattttttcagAGGGCATTAGTTAAACAAAAGGCAGCAAGAGAGTTCAGCAATAAAGAAAACTATGAAACAAGCACTGATCAAGATAATGAGACCATCACCAGAAGTGAGCCAAgaagagtgaaaatatttgatgGAGGGTAAGTATTTTCTTTCCTCAGCATACCATAATGGTTTTGTAGGAAAGCCTacttggccttttttttttttccaagaaagagAAGATCTGCAGTGAGGTTCAGGTCAACTGTGAAAAATATAATTGAATTAAGGAGCCAACATGAGGTACACATTCAAGTGTTCAAAATTATTTGGTAAACCCAGCACCCTAATattacaaattacagtggtgcctcgcttaacgagtgcatcactcaacgatgaattcgcataacgatggcctttgctggaaattttgccgcctcacctaacgatgtttcctatgggggattttcgcataacaatgtttgggaccttgcttcacttaacgatgacagttttaggtcccctgtttcacttaacttttttttgacagccctgtttttgctattttaaaaatattctaaaatgttttaaaaatgtttaaaatgcttggaatcgttagtgcacctaataaaaccttcattaaagtaatttggctttgttctgagtctttttgaatttttggtgattttttttcaccattgaaatgtattgaataggctcctattggaatggattaaccggttttcaatgcattcctatgggaaatggtgtttcgcttaacgatgttttcacataacgatgtttttaatggaaccaattaacattgttatgcgaggcaccactgtacttattaacCATGCCCACCTCATCAACTCTTATTCTTCTGGCTGCTTTTTGTCCTAGTAGTTTAGGACATAAGTCTCTAGCATATGGACTTGGGTAAATGTCCCAAATCTAAGCCAATACCTATAAGCTTTGGTTCGGAACAaagctcccactgaaataaaactgttagaCTTTGAAGTATTACAATattttgcttcccccctccccccgcccccacttGTCTTTTGCTAAGATGTTGAGATAGATGAAAATAGCTGCTTGGGAAATATTTTGCAGATCTCTTTGAGATGATACCAAGATGATAATTGATGGATTGAGGTGGCTCAGACAGAGGTGAACTACAAAAGGAAAAGCTTGTTTAGTTCGTTGTCTGCATATTACCTGTGTGCCACACAGTAAGCAAAGAACTGCCACTAAACATGCATTACTGCAGCCCAATAGATAGGCTTCCAAGGAATTGCAGGATAATGTCATAAAATCTGTGATTTGCTTAATGATTATTGAGCCTAGTATTTCCTGTCTGTAGTAAGAGTGCAGAGAGGGTGAAGGAACACACCTGTGCACATATTTCACCTGTGCAGTCTTCCACCATTCTTTTATTGTGCATGAATAGCCTCCAAGGGGCGTAATGCTTGTAGGATTGTAATAGCAACAAAAGCTGATTTCAGAATATCCTCAAGGTTTGTTAATCATGGTTAACTTTGGTCAGAAATAACACTTACCCTGTGATcatcattcattaggcatccttcagtcttgaaagactatggtaacgtgctctgtatggaggacttggattATACCCTGTggtataattaataataattgcatgctatcaCATTGATTCTGGCTATGGTGGaccttcccagagttttctagttataaaatactcagaaatgggttGCCATGC
This sequence is a window from Pogona vitticeps strain Pit_001003342236 chromosome 4, PviZW2.1, whole genome shotgun sequence. Protein-coding genes within it:
- the HIVEP1 gene encoding zinc finger protein 40 isoform X1; this translates as MRMPRTKQINPRNLRDKIEEAQKELNETEDLQKDISEAVARGSTDAVKGVKRKKIVTGNHQTKIPKSPLRTPARAKAKEKTEDPSSFSDILPDTSELLKEVHSLATQNGKQNKQSERMLSSEVAVKTSRPETSLHSKLSLLPQSMDLNKWPVEDFSSVQTVQKGSTSSSSTAAVDNNECIHFTDCNDSSSCTNTAFDVLLKAMEPELNTLAQECPSSGMQVELPRPNTTVSASSSLTSNTPTVQSHAAVVQQEFVAGSQFYTSQTVHVATSGKSEQAQMHSVAHSQEQVPAKAGQQKKPITACPSFTNSLVHQPNQENLKLQHIYSIAVTSPIISPQSSVTQAFSQNQLVAKSSLPLSVHPPSSTTQLPIAPLYNSAQIASVEQICNLLKVQKPKKLGKYVCEYCNRACAKPSVLLKHIRSHTGERPYPCETCGFSFKTKSNLYKHKKSHAHAIKLGLVLQPDSSGLFISHESDKALSIHSDVEDSGDSDDEGTADERQDDQGSLEMESAHVLKIPSTSELLHKGSPVSAGNPERILDDSSFQDSATQAGTGLPKVIVYPIKVSPSRSDSPKVADSTSTLPTTQQGDVKETTVKPNLTPTDFVKDSDTKQHQKIEANISEEQLGTAAGTAMHAQLQRQQATDCSQDQQGKCLLSPRSLGSTDSGYFSRSESADQTMSPSVPFMKGLPASEKDPNKGGMQRMNTSMASIVQTVCADKVLLSSSQMRPPLATKTLEERISKLISDNEAVVDDKQLDSVKPRRTSLSRRGSIDSPKSYIFKDSFQFDLKPMGRRTSSSSDIPKSPFTPTEKSKQVFLLSVPTLDCLPITRSNSMPTTSYSAVPTNVIPPPHPLRGSQSFDDKIGSLYDDVFVPGPATPQLQSGHTRTLVRQAAIEDSSATEGHAFGPARSVDESYGCSASNEFSVARSKSFVQGANLDKIKKSHQGRGTMFECETCRNRYRKLENFENHKKFYCSELHGPKTKAAIRDSEHKTVLNSMQPQILHYRVATSTGIWEQTSQIRKRRKMKSVGDDDDESPTNDTGNLSKSITESECQNKLGNSTGISKHTSTILGSGSISLQKLSHNEVEAKSTEQTTAPKMLLHGAKQAVQVAQEKNEVKRQGAGISVIQHTNSLSRPSSFEKSDSFERVSPVSFQEANKPLKLHSLNPIVVQEENCSFLTASQPPQVAEALRVQLQERQVTPHERHSPVPPLRLVRQHNIQVPEILVTEEPDKDPECLCSDQAKTEKFNWPQRSETLSKLPTEKLPPKKKRIRLAEIENSSAESSFDSTLSRSLSRESSLSRASSFSASFDKDEVCKNESVSKAEATNKPLEFLTIPTSSKTLSVPGSHYREMRRAASEQISCTQPSMEIADYRSKSFDCGGMTLPTPASLVEISTSKLVSGNSGATHVPLLERRRGALVRQISLNIASEKNQPDTMSDTLFQTTSATNISAVSFQRLQSSGNTSEEYSSKSQHPQAYMKPLHESVKNSSLNLASSEHCLGSNLNQHDQQAVLSQHSQSLLQGILGAQKIRSLGSGQHSGQEDCFAPKYQLHVKALHVGQQYPLGLPGAAGREQIGTLPEVHIKLNDKVSKPYVTQPMQQTVPDNCSGPVYQVAPFVVPVRIHSNMPSYGLAAVAPLPQIVVTRDQVNQSLCKTNTVSVPTVKDQAHLPKSQKDRLMCLSISQPPSVFDCLVSETGGKNSVSQGSLSTVQNVPVSGLFPQQEATVSSKRMLSPANSLDIAMEKQQKRVKDESGAACTTGALSLYPLNTNGNAPSKQKKPLLVRQICTTEPLESFSLDHDNKSCGVSKSPDVPLPASADSGQSGAPSFVTEPLEHNLPTSGAVVFTVGKSLEAPPLSTQTSFLKVLGSSQERMSPGVNNENKQSSILSQAKSGATLAVVNASDTQQLSFPSLKTATNLTWCFLLKRKPVHLLQNEQKTSSYSSWTISSNNPNPLGLPTKVALSLLNSKQKSGKSLYAQAISTNFTADILVYSSKWKNNLLKRALVKQKAAREFSNKENYETSTDQDNETITRSEPRRVKIFDGGYKSNEEYVYVRGRGRGKYICEECGIRCKKPSMLKKHIRTHTDVRPYHCNYCNFSFKTKGNLTKHMKSKAHSKKCMDLGVSVGLIDDQDIEEYGEKQRQGYDRSGFDAEDSDGADDEDNDNEDDDDDSQAESVLSATPSVSASPQHHPSRNISQEISSADEEIRIADCFAGVHTDSMDGLPKALLTKMTVLSTGQSDCRSSGPLVAAVPRGIGEGNTQDIATATDSLETVPKSPSHLMYVDYSDAEEALGRPAATPSFPTEVTSKSTTSTRLPSPPVDQSTQTTTVAPSIASPFSEIQEQKHEEQSALKLASPQTHLFSHLPLHSQQQTRTPYHGMIPVGGIHVVPAGLATYSTFLPIQAGPVQLTIPAVSVIHRTTSALGDAACAVSGTANGLGVADMNKVVPCIPIGQINVPNIQSLNASTLQPLPSLSVDTMNLLGLANTNIAPQIHPSGLTLNAVGLQVLTANPSPPSNPSPQAHIPSLQILNIALPTLIPSVSPVTTDGPGIPETPASKNKACETRPNHQGSGSLANDDLAQITSTPSPQVASAEQQPSLENRSQQPAPSSGYQRHESPAKLDTEKSGSESRTKPKCNISSVQVKQASASEPPMKMNSDISSGSPRDHTVSLDRQVHRRKALPERQNTVEFSDGSSDDEDRLVIAT